One region of Oryzias latipes chromosome 6, ASM223467v1 genomic DNA includes:
- the LOC101162179 gene encoding dickkopf-related protein 3 isoform X4 has product MISSIKMISSYSAPPFQPVSTPPQTFQIKAAQLRAPCVTRLLPALVVEVGKMSDATLLSVLCVLWAAGGGSLILQDSLERGPVSLNEMFQELGELMEDTQHILGEAVDQIIAEGEKFSSGSRDPLHNRTLKITKSGDRVAGALDRTEQECMVDEDCGDLKYCLYEIQSSRCLPCTASDMPCRKDEECCSTQMCVWGQCTANVSRGTEGTICQGQNDCRPELCCAFQRELLFPVCNPKPQRGESCLNHPNLLMDMLAWDQEGPRDHCQCADHLQCRAHGLGSVCGE; this is encoded by the exons ATGATATCTTCTATAAAAATGATATCATCATACTCCGCCCCCCCGTTCCAGCCGGTCAGCACTCCTCCTCAGACTTTCCAAATAAAAGCCGCGCAGCTGCGCGCTCCGTGCGTCACTCGGCTCCTGCCCGCGCTGGTGGTGGAAGTGGGGAAGATGTCCGACGCCACGCTGCTGTCGGTTCTGTGCGTCCTGTGGGCGGCCGGCGGCGGCTCGCTGATCCTGCAGGACTCCTTGGAGCGAGGCCCAGTCAGCCTGAACGAAATGTTCCAAGAGTTGGGGGAGCTGATGGAGGACACCCAGCACATCCTGGGGGAGGCGGTGGATCAG ATAATCGCGGAGGGAGAGAAATTCTCTTCCGGCTCCAGAGATCCTCTCCACAACAGAACCCTAAAGATCACGAAGAGCGGAGACAGAGTGGCTGGTGCTCTGGACAGGACTGAGCAG GAGTGCATGGTGGATGAGGACTGTGGGGACCTGAAGTACTGCCTGTATGAGATCCAGAGCTCCAGGTGCCTCCCCTGCACAGCATCAGATATG CCCTGCAGGAAGGATGAGGAGTGCTGCTCCACTCAGATGTGCGTGTGGGGTCAGTGCACGGCCAACGTCAGCAGAGGAACCGAGGGAACCATCTGTCAGGGTCAGAACGACTGCAGGCCGGAGCTCTGCTGCGCCTTTCAGCGAG AGCTTTTGTTCCCAGTGTGTAACCCCAAACCCCAGAGGGGGGAGTCCTGCCTGAACCACCCCAACCTGCTGATGGACATGCTGGCCTGGGATCAGGAAGGTCCCAGAGATCACTGCCAGTGTGCCGACCACCTTCAGTGCCGAGCTCACGG TCTGGGATCTGTGTGCGGGGAGTAG
- the LOC101162179 gene encoding dickkopf-related protein 3 isoform X1, with product MISSIKMISSYSAPPFQPVSTPPQTFQIKAAQLRAPCVTRLLPALVVEVGKMSDATLLSVLCVLWAAGGGSLILQDSLERGPVSLNEMFQELGELMEDTQHILGEAVDQIIAEGEKFSSGSRDPLHNRTLKITKSGDRVAGALDRTEQGTDNRTGEALVTHVHEALSWNGVNHECMVDEDCGDLKYCLYEIQSSRCLPCTASDMPCRKDEECCSTQMCVWGQCTANVSRGTEGTICQGQNDCRPELCCAFQRELLFPVCNPKPQRGESCLNHPNLLMDMLAWDQEGPRDHCQCADHLQCRAHGDEKLCLCAAVWDLCAGSRSQAMLHLQLIHLKKTCCTHSLIHARECVLKNLNML from the exons ATGATATCTTCTATAAAAATGATATCATCATACTCCGCCCCCCCGTTCCAGCCGGTCAGCACTCCTCCTCAGACTTTCCAAATAAAAGCCGCGCAGCTGCGCGCTCCGTGCGTCACTCGGCTCCTGCCCGCGCTGGTGGTGGAAGTGGGGAAGATGTCCGACGCCACGCTGCTGTCGGTTCTGTGCGTCCTGTGGGCGGCCGGCGGCGGCTCGCTGATCCTGCAGGACTCCTTGGAGCGAGGCCCAGTCAGCCTGAACGAAATGTTCCAAGAGTTGGGGGAGCTGATGGAGGACACCCAGCACATCCTGGGGGAGGCGGTGGATCAG ATAATCGCGGAGGGAGAGAAATTCTCTTCCGGCTCCAGAGATCCTCTCCACAACAGAACCCTAAAGATCACGAAGAGCGGAGACAGAGTGGCTGGTGCTCTGGACAGGACTGAGCAG GGAACTGACAACAGAACAGGAGAAGCTCTTGTGACCCACGTCCACGAGGCGCTGTCTTGGAATGGGGTAAACCAT GAGTGCATGGTGGATGAGGACTGTGGGGACCTGAAGTACTGCCTGTATGAGATCCAGAGCTCCAGGTGCCTCCCCTGCACAGCATCAGATATG CCCTGCAGGAAGGATGAGGAGTGCTGCTCCACTCAGATGTGCGTGTGGGGTCAGTGCACGGCCAACGTCAGCAGAGGAACCGAGGGAACCATCTGTCAGGGTCAGAACGACTGCAGGCCGGAGCTCTGCTGCGCCTTTCAGCGAG AGCTTTTGTTCCCAGTGTGTAACCCCAAACCCCAGAGGGGGGAGTCCTGCCTGAACCACCCCAACCTGCTGATGGACATGCTGGCCTGGGATCAGGAAGGTCCCAGAGATCACTGCCAGTGTGCCGACCACCTTCAGTGCCGAGCTCACGG TGATGAGAAACTTTGTCTTTGTGCCGCAGTCTGGGATCTGTGTGCGGGGAGTAGAAGCCAGGCCATGCTTCACCTGCAGCTCATCCATCTCAAGAAGACGTGTTGCACTCATTCTCTTATTCATGCCCGCGAGTGTGTATTAAAGAACTTAAACATGTTATGA
- the LOC101162179 gene encoding dickkopf-related protein 3 isoform X3, producing the protein MISSIKMISSYSAPPFQPVSTPPQTFQIKAAQLRAPCVTRLLPALVVEVGKMSDATLLSVLCVLWAAGGGSLILQDSLERGPVSLNEMFQELGELMEDTQHILGEAVDQIIAEGEKFSSGSRDPLHNRTLKITKSGDRVAGALDRTEQGTDNRTGEALVTHVHEALSWNGVNHECMVDEDCGDLKYCLYEIQSSRCLPCTASDMPCRKDEECCSTQMCVWGQCTANVSRGTEGTICQGQNDCRPELCCAFQRELLFPVCNPKPQRGESCLNHPNLLMDMLAWDQEGPRDHCQCADHLQCRAHGLGSVCGE; encoded by the exons ATGATATCTTCTATAAAAATGATATCATCATACTCCGCCCCCCCGTTCCAGCCGGTCAGCACTCCTCCTCAGACTTTCCAAATAAAAGCCGCGCAGCTGCGCGCTCCGTGCGTCACTCGGCTCCTGCCCGCGCTGGTGGTGGAAGTGGGGAAGATGTCCGACGCCACGCTGCTGTCGGTTCTGTGCGTCCTGTGGGCGGCCGGCGGCGGCTCGCTGATCCTGCAGGACTCCTTGGAGCGAGGCCCAGTCAGCCTGAACGAAATGTTCCAAGAGTTGGGGGAGCTGATGGAGGACACCCAGCACATCCTGGGGGAGGCGGTGGATCAG ATAATCGCGGAGGGAGAGAAATTCTCTTCCGGCTCCAGAGATCCTCTCCACAACAGAACCCTAAAGATCACGAAGAGCGGAGACAGAGTGGCTGGTGCTCTGGACAGGACTGAGCAG GGAACTGACAACAGAACAGGAGAAGCTCTTGTGACCCACGTCCACGAGGCGCTGTCTTGGAATGGGGTAAACCAT GAGTGCATGGTGGATGAGGACTGTGGGGACCTGAAGTACTGCCTGTATGAGATCCAGAGCTCCAGGTGCCTCCCCTGCACAGCATCAGATATG CCCTGCAGGAAGGATGAGGAGTGCTGCTCCACTCAGATGTGCGTGTGGGGTCAGTGCACGGCCAACGTCAGCAGAGGAACCGAGGGAACCATCTGTCAGGGTCAGAACGACTGCAGGCCGGAGCTCTGCTGCGCCTTTCAGCGAG AGCTTTTGTTCCCAGTGTGTAACCCCAAACCCCAGAGGGGGGAGTCCTGCCTGAACCACCCCAACCTGCTGATGGACATGCTGGCCTGGGATCAGGAAGGTCCCAGAGATCACTGCCAGTGTGCCGACCACCTTCAGTGCCGAGCTCACGG TCTGGGATCTGTGTGCGGGGAGTAG
- the LOC101162179 gene encoding dickkopf-related protein 3 isoform X2, with protein sequence MISSIKMISSYSAPPFQPVSTPPQTFQIKAAQLRAPCVTRLLPALVVEVGKMSDATLLSVLCVLWAAGGGSLILQDSLERGPVSLNEMFQELGELMEDTQHILGEAVDQIIAEGEKFSSGSRDPLHNRTLKITKSGDRVAGALDRTEQECMVDEDCGDLKYCLYEIQSSRCLPCTASDMPCRKDEECCSTQMCVWGQCTANVSRGTEGTICQGQNDCRPELCCAFQRELLFPVCNPKPQRGESCLNHPNLLMDMLAWDQEGPRDHCQCADHLQCRAHGDEKLCLCAAVWDLCAGSRSQAMLHLQLIHLKKTCCTHSLIHARECVLKNLNML encoded by the exons ATGATATCTTCTATAAAAATGATATCATCATACTCCGCCCCCCCGTTCCAGCCGGTCAGCACTCCTCCTCAGACTTTCCAAATAAAAGCCGCGCAGCTGCGCGCTCCGTGCGTCACTCGGCTCCTGCCCGCGCTGGTGGTGGAAGTGGGGAAGATGTCCGACGCCACGCTGCTGTCGGTTCTGTGCGTCCTGTGGGCGGCCGGCGGCGGCTCGCTGATCCTGCAGGACTCCTTGGAGCGAGGCCCAGTCAGCCTGAACGAAATGTTCCAAGAGTTGGGGGAGCTGATGGAGGACACCCAGCACATCCTGGGGGAGGCGGTGGATCAG ATAATCGCGGAGGGAGAGAAATTCTCTTCCGGCTCCAGAGATCCTCTCCACAACAGAACCCTAAAGATCACGAAGAGCGGAGACAGAGTGGCTGGTGCTCTGGACAGGACTGAGCAG GAGTGCATGGTGGATGAGGACTGTGGGGACCTGAAGTACTGCCTGTATGAGATCCAGAGCTCCAGGTGCCTCCCCTGCACAGCATCAGATATG CCCTGCAGGAAGGATGAGGAGTGCTGCTCCACTCAGATGTGCGTGTGGGGTCAGTGCACGGCCAACGTCAGCAGAGGAACCGAGGGAACCATCTGTCAGGGTCAGAACGACTGCAGGCCGGAGCTCTGCTGCGCCTTTCAGCGAG AGCTTTTGTTCCCAGTGTGTAACCCCAAACCCCAGAGGGGGGAGTCCTGCCTGAACCACCCCAACCTGCTGATGGACATGCTGGCCTGGGATCAGGAAGGTCCCAGAGATCACTGCCAGTGTGCCGACCACCTTCAGTGCCGAGCTCACGG TGATGAGAAACTTTGTCTTTGTGCCGCAGTCTGGGATCTGTGTGCGGGGAGTAGAAGCCAGGCCATGCTTCACCTGCAGCTCATCCATCTCAAGAAGACGTGTTGCACTCATTCTCTTATTCATGCCCGCGAGTGTGTATTAAAGAACTTAAACATGTTATGA